A single Anopheles arabiensis isolate DONGOLA chromosome X, AaraD3, whole genome shotgun sequence DNA region contains:
- the LOC120906163 gene encoding serine/threonine-protein kinase nak1, with product MVDDAKSENSAPNEGTPFVRNPANCTSPYSVDVLLSPFLGSMGATEGLPLIRIKRPPPRRTAGSPGFTTRSPWSIKLMSRRHECTFTYYYQVLLLDEAKLIRNLSCPFIAGANLQQGELADYKCQLAMEYCKVDLAYILSLRYGEDGADGPRPLDVPRATKVVESVLEALNFLHNVAALLHGDLKSFNVLVQGDFEAVKLCGLGRMSHKVDGDGTVEGWSAETVRSTVALGLWSAPELFENRPGTTKADIWSFGLLVFELLTGYPPHTFPGVMDKALAEPNEVLGMRKPAGRRILDVFAMDEDDTDCVMVEDFPVKQQKRRKADVPLVVARKRASEFPSLSDSDFMLDAGGAGGAAGAVAQGWMKRSKTEDGSASEGTGNSEQLTIDLFNDEDDAPKEQEKNGLPNLEATSTPSLTAAPIEPAAGAVQGEVTSSEAKAEAPGGEQALPLAAAKVEAAVAAFAEGTAPGEGENVPGEAAPAAAGKAKKPIDDVVMVLDSSDEDEDEPAFPDRHQLREVLSDEDSEIYDLFDQAGCYDEVDDDEPLSEIDSELEDDNFINYASLGTRPPIPSDIPLGAEYRRLLEVFLVCTRENPADRPTAQLLLSAIKLNADAAAPAPAAAAAAAAATPQSTSPDQPPNN from the exons ATGGTAGACGACGCCAAGAGTGAAAACAGTGCGCCGAACGAAGGCACACCCTTCGTACGCAATCCGGCCAATTGCACCTCGCCGTACTCGGTGGACGTGCTGCTGTCGCCCTTCCTCGGCTCGATGGGAGCGACCGAGGGCCTGCCGCTGATACGCATCAAGCGCCCGCCGCCGCGTCGCACGGCCGGCTCGCCGGGATTCACGACCCGGTCGCCCTGGTCAATCAAGCTGATGTCGCGCCGGCACGAGTGCACCTTCACCTACTACTAccaggtgctgctgctggacgaagCGAAACTCATCAG aaaccTGAGCTGCCCATTCATTGCCGGTGCCAATTTGCAGCAGGGCGAGCTGGCCGACTACAAGTGCCAGCTGGCGATGGAGTACTGTAAGGTCGATCTGGCCTACATCCTTTCGCTGCGCTACGGCGAGGATGGCGCGGACGGCCCACGGCCGCTGGACGTCCCGCGCGCGACCAAGGTAGTCGAGAGCGTGCTGGAGGCGCTGAACTTCCTGCACAACGTCGCCGCCCTGCTGCACGGCGATCTGAAGTCGTTCAACGTGCTGGTGCAGGGCGACTTCGAGGCGGTGAAGCTGTGCGGGCTCGGCCGCATGAGCCACAAGGTGGACGGGGACGGCACGGTGGAGGGCTGGTCGGCGGAAACCGTCAGGTCGACGGTGGCGCTCGGCCTCTGGTCCGCCCCGGAGCTGTTCGAGAACCGACCCGGCACGACCAAGGCGGACATCTGGTCGTTCGGGCTGCTCGTGTTCGAGCTGCTGACCGGCTATCCGCCCCACACCTTCCCGGGCGTGATGGACAAGGCGCTGGCCGAGCCGAACGAGGTGCTCGGCATGCGCAAGCCGGCCGGCCGCCGCATCTTGGACGTGTTCGCGATGGACGAGGACGACACCGACTGCGTGATGGTGGAGGACTTTCCGGTCAAGCAGCAGAAGCGGCGGAAGGCGGACGTACCGCTGGTGGTGGCCCGCAAGCGGGCGTCCGAATTCCCGTCGCTCAGCGACAGCGACTTCATGCTGGACGCGGGTGGTGCTGGAGGAGCCGCCGGAGCAGTAGCGCAAGGTTGGATGAAGCGGTCCAAGACGGAGGATGGCAGTGCGTCGGAGGGCACCGGCAACAGCGAGCAGCTAACGATCGATCTGTTCAACGACGAGGATGACGCACCGAAGGAGCAGGAGAAAAACGGGCTGCCTAACCTGGAAGCCACCAGCACCCCTTCGTTGACCGCTGCACCGATCGAGCCGGCAGCGGGAGCGGTCCAGGGGGAAGTAACCTCGTCCGAGGCAAAGGCGGAGGCGCCCGGTGGCGAGCAGGCCCTGCCGCTTGCTGCGGCGAAGGTTGAAGCCGCGGTGGCCGCCTTCGCCGAGGGCACGGCGCCCGGCGAGGGAGAGAACGTTCCGGGCGAGGCGGCGCCGGCAGCAGCCGGCAAGGCGAAGAAACCGATCGACGATGTCGTGATGGTGCTGGACAGctcggacgaggacgaggacgagccGGCCTTCCCGGACAGGCACCAGCTGCGCGAGGTGCTGAGCGACGAGGATAGCGAAATCTACGACTTGTTCGACCAGGCCGGATGCTACGACGAGGTGGACGACGACGAGCCCCTGTCGGAGATCGACTCGGAGCTGGAGGACGACAACTTCATCAACTACGCTAGCCTCGGCACGCGCCCCCCGATCCCGTCCGACATTCCGCTCGGGGCGGAATATCGCCGGCTGCTGGAGGTGTTTCTGGTGTGCACCCGCGAGAACCCGGCCGACCGCCCGACCGCCCAACTGCTGCTCAGTGCCATCAAGCTCAACGCAGACGCGGCAGCaccggcaccagcagcagcagcagcagcagcagcagcaacgccaCAATCAACCTCACCAGATCAACCGCCAAACAACTAA